In the Pseudorasbora parva isolate DD20220531a chromosome 23, ASM2467924v1, whole genome shotgun sequence genome, one interval contains:
- the zcchc9 gene encoding zinc finger CCHC domain-containing protein 9, which yields MTRWARANNVHKNKAADATPWKQLKASGKTGESGTSTGGRHIQRGAGGEKPYPKIKKREHDGDDVNGFMEYLKQTGQALYRKTPADRDLREDVATALKKDKRREDRRIKRQNVKKTNMVCFNCRKPGHGLADCPEADNDEEMGRGICYRCGSTEHEIQRCRAKVDPAMGNYPYAKCFICGQTGHLSKACPDNPKGLYAAGGCCRVCGSVEHFQKDCPEHQSSTNSVTLGRLSNRISADHEDVHVPVKKIQPKKDKVVVF from the exons ATGACGAGGTGGGCCCGCGCGAACAACGTCCATAAAAACAAAGCAGCAGATGCCACACCGTGGAAGCAGCTGAAGGCGAGTGGGAAAACTGGAGAATCCGGAACCAGCACCGGTGGTCGACACATCCAGCGGGGAGCAGGCGGAGAGAAACCCTACCCGAAAATCAAGAAACGAGAGCATGACGGTGATGATGTGAATGGGTTTATGGAGTATTTAAAGCAGACCGGTCAGGCGCTGTACAGAAAGACACCGGCGGACCGGGACCTGAGAGAGGACGTGGCAACGGCGCTGAAAAAAGATAAACGGCGAGAGGACAGACGGATAAAGAGGCAAAACGTTAAAAAAACTAATATG GTTTGCTTCAACTGCAGGAAGCCTGGTCACGGGCTCGCCGACTGCCCGGAGGCAGATAACGATGAAGAGATGGGCCGTGGTATTTGTTATCGCTGTGGTTCCACTGAACATGAGATCCAGAGGTGTCGCGCTAAAGTGGATCCTGCCATGG GTAATTACCCATACGCCAAGTGTTTTATCTGTGGTCAGACTGGTCATCTGTCCAAAGCCTGTCCTGACAACCCAAAAGGACTGTATGCTGCAG GCGGTTGCTGTCGTGTTTGTGGCTCAGTGGAACACTTTCAGAAAGATTGTCCTGAACACCAGAGCTCAA CTAATTCCGTCACACTCGGCCGGCTGTCCAATAGAATCAGTGCTGACCACGAGGACGTACATGTGCCTGTGAAGAAAATCCAACCCAAAAAAGACAAGGTGGTGGTGTTCTGA